From Malaciobacter mytili LMG 24559:
GAATAAAGATAAATTAAATGGTTTATCAAAATCTCTTAAAAGAGCTGGTATTGATACACGTAATTTAGAGCAAGATAGTAGGCTTTTACGTCTTAGTTTAGTGAACTTAAAAAAGGCTTCTAAGATTGATATTAAAATCAAAGGAGCAAAAGAGCAGTTCTCTCAACAAAAAGCACATATCCTTGGAATTGGTGCTGCTATTTATGGATTAAAAAAGACTTCAGATGTAGCAAGTGATGTTTTAAAAGCACAAGGTGAGATTAGATCACTTGATATTAGTAAAAGAGGTATTGATGATATAACTAAAGCTGGTCATAGGATGAGTTTACAATTTGGACAAATAACTGCTCCTCAATTTATTCGAGCCAGTTATGATATTAAAAGTGGTATTGCATCATTAAGTGAAAGAGGTGTAAGAGACTTTACTAAAATGGCAGCAACTACAGCTGTTGCAACAAAAGCTCAAATTGCAGATATGACAAAGCTTTATGCTTTAGGTTACGGAATCTTTAGAAAAGATTTTAGCTCTGATATGAACTTTGGTAAAAGTTTCAGTGGTGCAATAGCAGCTTCAGTTCAAGCCTTTAGAACTGATGGAGCAGATTTAGCAGCTGGTATTTCAAATGTTGGGGCTAGTGCAAAAGCTATGGGAGTATCACTAGAAGAAGAGTTAGCCATTATTGGACTTTCTAAAAGTGCTTTTGATAGTGCAAGTGAAGCTGGTAGTGGATATAGAGGTTTTTTAAGTGGTGTAGGTAAAGCTCAAAAGAAATTAGGACTAGAGTTTACCGATAGCCATGGAAAAATGCTACCAATGGTTGAAATTCTTGGAAAAATTAAAGATAAGTATGGTGATTTAGATTTAGCTGAGAATGATGAGTTAAAAGAAGCATTTGGAAGTGAAGAGGCTATTAAAACTATCTCTGCGTTATTGCCTAAAATGAATGAACTTGAAGCAGCTCAAAAAAATATCTCAAAAGCTATGGAAGGTGGACTAGAAAAGTCTGAGAAAATGGCTTTAGCTATGGATAGTGGTTATGGCTGGGAGAAAATGGGTAATGCTGTGTCATATGCAAGTTTTACTTTTGGAAAAGTTTTAACTCCAGTAGTAAATTTTGCAGCAACTACTTTAGGTGGATTCGCAAAAAGCATAGCTTGGGTAGATGAAAGAGTATCTTGGTTTATACCTCTTATAAGTGGAGTGACTTTTGGAATTATTGGGTTATATACAGTAATAAAAGTGGCCACTTTAACTAAGCTTGGATTTGCATTAGCAACCAATACTGTAAGAAAAGCAATGTTTTTAGGAATGGCTCAAAACTATATGAGTGCAACTTCTTTAAATGCATTGAATTTAAGAATGAAAGCTTACTCTTTGTGGACAACAGTAGTTACTGCTAAACAGTGGCTTTTTAATGTTGCACTTAATGCTAATCCTATTGGGTTAATGATTACTGGTGTTAGTGCATTAATTGGTCTTGGAGTTATTTTATATAAAAAATTTGAACCTGTAAGAAATCTGTTTAATGGCTTATATGAAGGTGGAAAGAAACTACTTAGTTTTATAGGTTTTGGTGGAGAGGATGAAGAGAGTAATCCAACTAAGAAAAGTGATACTACTAAAAAGTTAGCAGCAACAGCAATTACTACAACTGCATTAGCTACTAATCCAATTAAAACTGGAGAAGTAAAACCTCAAGCAGCTGTAACTCAACATAATGCATATACTTTAAAAGTAGATGCATCAAATGCAAGTAGTAATGTCGATGTAACAAGAGCTATTGAAGAGGCTATTGAAAATGCAGAGCGAAGAAAAAGAAATAGAAGTTTTGAGGATTAATGATGTTAGGAATGATAGATGAATATGAATTTAGAATGACAAAAACTCAGTTAGATTCTATTACTGAAGAAATTGACTTTGGTATTGTAAGCTCATTTAGAATAGGTAATTATCCTAAACATCAAGCCTCTTCAAAGGGTAAAGAGAGTTTTACTTTATCAGGTACTTTACTTATGCAAAGTATTAAAGAACTTGAAGTTTTAAAAGAACTTGGAAGAAAACAAGAACCAGTGGTTCTATCTCTTCCAAGTTTACCAACTATTCAAGTTAAGATGATGAATTTATCAATATCTAAATCTAATTTCTTAAATACAGGGGAACAATTGGAACAAGGATTTACATTAAAGCTTGAGAGGTATGAAAAATGATTGTATTAATCAAACAAGAAAATCAAACTCTTAATGATGTGGTTTTAGAACATTATGGAGACTTAACTCATTTAGATAATGTAATTGCTTTGAATCCTAAACTTCTTTCAAAGGTGGTTTTGGATTTAGGTGATACGGTTGAGCTTCCACAGTTTGAAGAAACAATTATAGAGAAAACAGTAAAAGCACTTTGGAGTTAAAATGCAACCAATCTATAAAATAGAAGCTAATGGTGTTGATGTAACAAAACAGCTAAATAGTGAAACTTCAGAGATTACTTTTAATGATGAAGCTGGAATTGTTTCTGATGAGATTACTTTAAGAGTGGAAGGACTACATAAAAGACCTAAAAGAGATGATGAACTAAAGTTGTGGTTAGGAACTAAAAAGACAAGTCTTTTTTATTGTGGATTATTTAAGGTTTCAAGAACACCAGTAAGTTATGGAGAAGAGAATTTTTTACATATTACTGCAACTGCGGTTGATTTTTCTAAAAATTTAAAGGTTAAAAGAAGTCAAACTTTTGAAAAATGTTCAATTAAGCAAGTATGTCAAATTATAGCTACTAGGCATGGACTTACTTTAAAAAGTGATTTTGATGAGATATTTATTTTACATCTCGAGCAGACTATGGAAAGTGATTTACATTTTTTAAAAAGAATATCACAAGAATATAATGCACTATTCTCTATAAAAAATAATACACTTATATTCGTTAAAAGAGTGAAAGAAGGTCAAAAGTCTAATGACTTACCAAGATTTTATTTAAGTAAAACAGATATAAATAATATAAGAATAGAACCAACTAATAAAACCTCATATAATAGTTGTAAAGCTGTATGGCGTGATATTAAATCTAATAGTCAAAAGAGTCTTATTGTTGGAGATGGTGAGCCTATTTATATGTTAAGAGATGCATTTGAAAGTGAATCAGATGCAAGAGCAAAAGCTGAAGCTGCTTTACAAAAGGCAAACTCAGGAACTAAAGAAGGATCTATTAAATGTGATGGATTTGAAATTTATGCTGGAGCTATTTTAGTATTAAATGGAACCTTAGAAGATGATGATGAATATCATATCAAAAGAGTAGATCATATAGTCAATAAAAGTGGATGGCATATTACCATCAAAATAGAAAATTAACTACAAACCACAGCCATCTTCCCCAAGCTGACTGCATACGAATATTAACGAAAAAAGTTGCGAGCATTTAAATATGTGACTTTTTGGAACGGAGAAAAAAGAATGCAGACTACAAAACTAAAAGCACCCTTTGCATGGGTAGGTGGTAAATCAAAACTAGCCAAAGATATTGTTGAGAAAATACCAGAGAAACATACTACTTATATTGAAGTTTTTGGAGGAGCTTTAAGCGTTCTATATGCTAAAGAAAAATCAAGACTTGAAGTTGTTAATGATATAAATGGTGAGCTTATCAATTTACATAGATCTATAAGAACTAATCCTGAGACATTAAACTTTTATTTAAATCAACTGTTGTGTTCAAGAGAGCTATTTTTTGCTATTAGAGATGGACATATGAAACCACGTAATAAAATAGAATCTGCGGCTTTTTATTTATATAAATTAAATCAATCATTTGGAGCTAAAGGTGATAGCTTTGCAATGAATGCTAAAAGTGGTCGTAAACCAAAAGATATATATAAATCATATCAAAAGTGGAGTAAACGTCTAAAAGGTGTTACTATTGAGAATATGAGCTTTAATAAGTTAATACCTTTATATGATAAAGAAGAGGTATTCTTTTATGTAGATCCTCCTTATGTATCAACAGAGAGCTATTACAAAAATACTGGTAGATTTGGAAGAAAAGAGCATGAGGAATTAGCAACACTATTATCTCAAGTAAAAGGTAAGTTTTTACTATCTTATAATGATTGTGAACTTGTAAGAGAGCTGTACAAAGACTTTAATATAATAACCACAAAAGAGATTAATTATACACTTGGAGCGAATATGCACAAAAAGAAAAAGAGTGTTAGGGAAGTTTTTATTATGAATTATTGATATAATACTCCAAGTTTAATACTTGGAGATATTATGAATGAACAAAGATATGATATAGTGGATATGGCTGAAAATGCTAGTGCATTTGGTTTTTCTTTAGGGAAAGGTGCATTAAAGTATATTTATAAAGTCAGTTCATTAGAAGCTTTAAAAGATAGCTTTAATGCTTTTGATTTTGAACGTTTACTTCAGCGTTGTGAATACTTTGTATATGAGCACGATAAGATAAGTGAAAATACAAAGAAAGAATTTTATGCAGACTTAAAGCATAATACACAAAACCAAAACTTTATATATGAATTTGTTGAGAAACTAAGAACTACACCTTTTGATTTAAATGCTCGTATAGTTGCTAGATTATCTTCTGAACTAGTAAAAAATAAATCTTTAAACTATTATGAAAGTATTATTTTAACAAATATACATATGTTTAATAATATTGACTGGCATAAAATCTACAATCATTTAAAGGATATATATAGTGGTTCTTTGCAATCACATAGTATTTCTTTAAAGACTCAAGCTAAAACTTTTCCAGTGAATGACTATAAAGACCATGTAATATTTAATAAACTAACTTTACTGGGGGTTATTCTTCCATCAACTGTTGTTCAGCAACCAGCTCAAGTAATGGAACCTAAAAATACGTTTCAATTTGAAAGTCCAACATATTATATTACTGATTGCACGGATGCTTTTTATAAAATTCTTGGGGATGTTATAGAATATGATACAAAGCTTCAATGATATTATAGAGAGACTCAAGGATATTTTATCAAATGAGATAAAGAATAAAAAGATGTATGATAAAGATGTTGCACAAGCTCTTGGAATAGAAGCTTCAAACTTCAGAAAACTAAAACATAGAAATAGTGTGCCATATTTTGAGATTATGACTTTTTTAGCCAAAAGAAATATATCTATCAACTGGTTTTTCTTTCTTCAGCTTCCTGAGTCTTTAATTGAACCTACATCTAACTATATAATATTAAAGTATCAAAGAACAGTTACAGCTTCAGCTGGAGGTGGTGCAATTAACTATGAAGTAAATCCATCTCCTTTAATAATTGATAAGCAGCTATTAGATTATATAAATAGTAACTATAAATATACTGAAGTCTTACAGGCATTAGGAGAGTCCATGGAGCCTGATATAAAAGATGGTAGTTTATTGTTTATAGATAAGAGTCAAAGAGATATTAATAGTAAAGGTGTCTATCTTATAAATACTAATGATGGCTTATATATTAAGCGTATAGAGATTAAAGATAATAAAGTAGTATTAATGTCTACCAATAAATCATATGAAGATATTACATTAAATATAGATGATGTTAGTATCATTGGAAAAGTAAGTGGAGTATTAATAAAAATATAGTTTAAAACATTTGCTTTTAAAATGTTAGTAAATGTTTGATATAGAAAAAGATAAAAGATATATATTTGGTTATAAAAAGTAAGTAAGAGTTATGTAAACAAAAGCGTAATTTAAGGGTTAAATCTTAACTTATTAATATGTACACACATTTCATAAGCAAATAATTCACATTTCATAAGCCGTTTTACAATTAAGAATAATAAAATAATATAACAACTAATTTAGTTATTTATGAAAAAATAATGAGTTTTAAATTAAAAAATATTTTTTTGACTAATAGTCAATAAAAAGTTTTATTTAAGAAAAAAGTTCTATAATTTCATCTTGACCGACAGTCAGTCATAAAAGATTTAAGATTTCACTATGGAGAATTGATGCCAAAAATAGTAAATAAAGAAGAAAAAAGAAGAGAGATTGCTTTAGCTTGTAGTGACCTTATCCATGATGTAGGAATTAAAAAAATAACTGTTTCACAAGTTGCAAAAACTGCAGGGATTGGAAAGGGAACAATATATGAATATTTTGAAAATAAAGAAGATATTATTTTTCAAATAATAAATATTCATATAGAAGAGTATCATAAAGAATTTTCAGAAAAAATCAAAAAAGAAAAAACGACAAGAGATAAAGTATTACATTTTTTTAAGTTTGTTATTGATAATTCTGAAGAAAATATGAAACATTTTAATAGGTTTAAAGAGTATCTTTCAATTGTACTAAGCGAAGAAAATGATGAGATGCTTAAATTCAATTGTAGCTGTAGTACATTTTTTTATTCTCAGTTGGAGAACATTTTACAAGAAGGTATTAATAAAGGTGAATTAAAATCATGTGCAGTTGATTTAGTTGATATTATTTTGACTTATGAAAGAGGAGTTGCTATTACTAAAATGACTCAAGATAATGTTGATATAGAAATGTTGTGCAAAAAATTTGTAGATAACTTATTTGAATTAGTAGAGATTAAGTAAAGCTTTTAAGGAGTAATAGTGATAAAAAAAGTGTTATTTGTTGCAATTGTTGCAACATCTTTATTCGCACAAGGTGAAGCTTTAGTAAATACTGAGAGCTTAAAAAAAGGGAAAATTAATCCTTTAACAGAATTTATTGGGAGTGTTAAATTTGAAAATAGTTCAAATTTAGCAAGTGAGAGTAATGGTTTAGTAAAAAAAATATTTTTTGAAGTTGGAGATAAAGTTAAAAAAGGACAAACTTTAATAAGTATTGATTCTTCAATTTTAGATGCACAAATAAAAGCGGCAGTTGCAGCAGTTAAAATTGCCCAGGTAGAGCTTAAAAATGCTACTAATGATTATAATAGATATAGTGCTTTATTAAAAAAAGATTCAATTGCTCAAAAAAGTTTTGATGATGTATATTTAGCTTATGAAATGGCAAAACAAAAAGTTGAGTCATCAAATGCAAATTTAAAAGAATTACAAATTCAAAAAGATAAAAAGAGTTTAAAAGCACCATATGATGGAATAATCGTTGAAAAAAGTGTAAATTTAAATGAGTGGGTAAGTAATGGAACTAAAATTGCAAAGATTGTAAATACAACTGATTTGGAGATGACATTTAATCTTCCATTAGAGTATGTATATCAACTTGATAAAACAAAAAAATATGAAATTTCATTAGCTGATACAACTATTCAAGCAAAATTATACGCAGCAATTCCAAGTGGAGATACTTTAACTAGAACTTTTCCAGTTAGATTTAAAGCAAGTATAAAAGATAAGTTTATTTTTGATGGAGCACAAGCAAAAGTAAAACTTGCTAAAAAAGTAAAAGAAGATGCTTTTGTAATTAATAGAGATGCTGTTATTAAAAGATTTAATCAAGATTTAATTTTTGTAATTGATGATAAATCTATGGCAAATATGATACCTGTACAAATTATAGGTTTTGATGGATTAAATGCGGGTATTCAAGCACAAGGTTTACAAGAAGGAATGAAAGTAGTTGTAAAAGGAAATGAAAGAGTTTTCCCAAATCAACCAGTAAAAGTTTTAAATAAATAGGAATTTTAATGGATTTAATTAAATTTTCAATCAAAAACCCAGTTACTATTATAGTATCTGTTTTGATTGTTGTAATGTTTGGTTTACTATCACTAAATAGTTTACCCTATCAATTAACTCCCAATGTAACAAAGCCGGAGATAAAGATTACAACATCATGGCCTGGGGCAACTCCTTATGAAGTTGAAAGAGAGATAATAGAAGAGCAAGAAGATGCTTTAAAAAGTTTAAATAATCTAATAGAATATGAATCTTCTTCTCAAGATAATTATGGAGAAATAACTTTAACATTTAAATTAGGAACAGATTTAAGAGCAGCTTTACAAGATGTTTCAAATAAATTAAATGAAGTTAGTTCATATCCTGATAATGTTGATGAACCAATAATTGAAACTGCAACAGCAAGCCCAGTTATTTGGATGATGTTACAAACATTAGAGGGAAATACAAGACATATTGATGAATATAAAACATATTTTGAAGATGAAATAAAACCACTTATTAAAAGAGTTAATGGAGTTGCCGGAACTATGGGTGGTGGTGGACGAGAGCAGGAGATGCAAGTTAATCTTGATGTAAATAAGTTAGCTTCTTATAATCTAACTATTAATCAAGTAATTGATATTTTACAAAAAGAAAATGTTGATATTTCTGCTGGTGTTCAAAATATGGGAAGAAGAGCTTATAGAATTAGAACAGTTCATAAGTTTACTTCAACACAAGATATTAAAAATATAGTGCTTATTTCAAATAGAGAACAAAGAGTAACAGTTGGTGATGTGGCAACAGTTGATTTTGGTTATGAAACAGCTAGTGGTGTTGCTATGTTTATGGGGAAAGATGGTATTTTCCTAGGAGTTCAACCAAACTCAGATGTAAATACTGTACAACTTACAAATGATGTAGAAAAAGTAGTAAATGAATTAAATGAGACTGTATTAAAAGATAGAGGTTTGAAAATCAAATGGATTTATGACCAAAGACCTTATATTGTTGGTTCAGTTGATTTAGTACAACAAAATATTATTATTGGTGGTATTCTTGCAGTATTTATCTTAATTTTATTTTTAAGAGCGGTATCTCCAACAGCAGTAGTTTCTATTGCAATTCCAATTTCAGTAATTGGTACATTTATTGTGCTTGATTTATTGGGAAGAAGTTTAAATACTATTTCACTTGCAGGTATTTCCTTTGCAGTTGGTATGTTAGTAGATAGTGCTATTGTAGTTTTAGAAAATATTGATAGACATAGAAAAGAGGGTATGAGTGTTTCTGAGGCTGCTTATGTGGGAGCTAAAGAGGTATGGGGAGCATTAATTGCAAGTGCTTCAACTACTATGGCTGTATTTTTACCTATTATTTTTCTTGAAGATGAAGCAGGGCAGTTATTTAAAGATATTGCTATTGCAGTAACAGCTGCAGTGTCTTTTTCTTTATTTGTGTCTATTGCTGTTATTCCAATGCTTTGGAAAAAGTTTGCAAGTATAAGTGGAAAAGAACCAAGGGGAAAAAGTTCTCTTACAAAATTTGGTGATAATATTGTTAAAAAATTTATGAGTATTGTTCACTTATCACTTAAAAGTACTTTTACAAAAATTGTAACAATTTTAGTTTTAGCAGTTTGATCTATTAGTATAATTTTAGTTTTATTTCCAAAGATGGACTATTTACCACAAGGTAATAAAAACTTAATTTTTAATATTTTAATTCCACCTCCAGGATTATCATACCAAGAAAGATATGATATGGGTGCATATTTAATGAAACAAGTAGAACCACATTATAATAAAGATGTGGGGGAATACCCTGGAATTAACAGAGCTTTTTATGTATCTTTCGGAGATTTTACTTTATTTGGTGGAACTTCAATGCATGAAAGTAGGGCAAAAGATTTAATACCTTTATTTAGACCAATTGTAAATTCACTTCCTTCAACTTTTGGAGTAACAATTCAAAGTGGAGTTTTTGAAAGTGGAGTTGGAGAAGGTAATAATGTAAATATTGATATTAGTGGTGAAAAAATTGAAGAGATTGCAGCTGTGGGAACTCAACTTTTTATGGCAGCAAACCAAATAATACCAGGAGCACAAGTAAGACCTGTGCCTTCAATTGAGTTACTATATCCAGAAATAAGAATTAAACCAAATCAAGATGCACTAAAAGCTTTAAGTATGAGTTCTCGGGATTTAGGAATAGTTGCAGATGTTTTTATGGATGGAAGACAAATAGGTGATTTTGAACAAGATGGTAAGAAAAAGATTGATTTAGTTGTAAGGGCAAAAGATGAGCAAATAAAAACACCTGAAGATATTTTAAACTCACAAGTTGTATTGCCAAATGGTTCTTTAGTTCCTTTTAGTTCTTTAGCATCTTATGAAAGTACAACAGGTATTAGTGAAATTAGACACTTGGATGGAAAAAGAACTATTACTCTTCAAATTACACCACCTCCTGGTATGACTATTGAAGAGACAATGACTCATTTAGAAAGTGCAATTTCAAAAATTAAAAATGAAGGTCAAATTACAAAAGGTATTGATGTAAAAATTAGTGGTACGGCTGATAAATTATCAGAAACTATTGGTATGTTAAGTATAAACTTTATTTTAGCCTTAGTAATTATATATTTATTAATGGCAGCATTATTTGGAAATTTCTTATATCCAATAGTTATTATGTTTACAGTTCCTTTAGCAACAGCAGGTGGATTTATAGGGTTGGCTTTAACAAATGCCTTTATTGCCCCTCAACCCCTTGATGTTCTTACAATGCTAGGATTTATTATCCTTGTGGGTATTGTTGTAAATAATGCTATTTTAATTGTTCATCAAAGTTTAAATCTAATAAGAGAGCAAGGCTATGAGCATAAAAATGCAGTAATTGAAGCAACAAGAACAAGAATTAGACCAATATATATGAGTTCATTAACTTCTGTATTTGGTATGTTACCTTTAGTTTTAGTTCCAGGACCTGGAAGTGAATTTTATAGAGGTTTAGGTTCGGTTATTACTGGTGGATTGGCTTTATCAACAGTATTTACTATTTTTATTACTCCTGCTTTACTAATGTTCTTTATTAAATTGGAACAAAGAGTAAAAACAAGAAGTAATTCAGTTGATTTAAGTAAAGCATAAAGGAAAAGCATGATAAAAAAAAGTATATTTTTATTAAGTGCATTTGTTGCTATTAATGCTAATGCTTTAAATATAGATAGTGCAATAAATCTTGCACTACAAAATAATAATGAACTTAAACAAAAAGTTTATGAATATGATGAAGCAAAAGAGAATATAGAGTTAAATAAATCAAGTTTTAAACCAAAACTTGATTTAGCTTATACATATACAGATAGAAGTAAAGTAGCAAGTGGCTTAAAAAGAGATTCAAGTGCAAGTGCAGTTGTATCATATAATTTATTTAATGGATTTTCAGATTATAACTTAGTTCAAAGTGCGAAATATAGTGCTAATGCAACAAATTTAAATCTTTATGCTTTTAAGCAAGATTTAGTTTATAATGCAAAAGTTGCATATATTAACTTTTTGGATAAAAGAAAAAATCAAAAAACTTATGAAGTTGCTTATAGCTTATTTTCAAAACAATATGAAGATTCAAAAAATAGATATGAACAAGGCTTAATTGCAAAAAATGAGCTTTTAGATGTTCAAGTTAAAATGTTAGATGCAAAACAAAATTTAACAAGAGCAAATAGTGATTTACAAATTGCAAAATATGAACTAAGTAATATTCTTGGTGGAATAGATTTAGAAAAAGAAAGTATTGAAGAGTTAAATGAAAAAAAGATTACTTTTCAAGAATATAAATTGGAATTTTTAGAAAATAGAAGTGAAATAAAAGCTTTAAAAATGAGTATTGATAGTTTAAATTCTCAACTAAATTCTACAAAAGGAGAATTTTTACCTTCTATTGATGCAAGTTTATCATATAATAAATATGGTGATGGTCCAACTGCAAAAGATGTAGAGCCAGATGATCAAAAAGTAGCACAAGTTTCATTAAAATGGAATTTGTATAATGGTGGTTCTAAATATTCCAAAATGGACATTAATAGACTAAAAGTTAGGCAAGTAAAAGAACAACTTGAAAAAACAAAACTTGATATAAAACTTCAATATCAAATTGCAAAAACAGATTTTGAAGTATCAACTGAAAACTTTGAGAGTGCTAAACTTGCTTTAGAACAAGCTAAAGAAAACTATAAAATAGTAAGTGATAAATTTGATGAAGGTTTAGTAAAATCTACTGATTTAACAGATGCAAACTATTTGCTTACAAATGCAAAACAAAAATATTATAAAGCATATTATGATAAGTTTTTATCTTTAGCAAAACTTGATAGGGTTTTTGAAAAAGGAATATAATGTCTGCATGGACTTATTTAATATTAGCAGGAATTTTTGAAGTGGGATTTGCTTCCACTTTAAAACTTACTGAGGGATTTTCAAAACTTGTACCAACAGCAATATTTTTAGTTTGTGCAAGTTTGAGTTTTTATTTTCTTACAAAAGCTGCACAAACTTTACCAATAGGAACAGCATATGCTGTTTGGACAGGTATAGGTGCAGTTGGTACAATAATTATTGGAATATTCTTTTATAATGAACCAATTGGAGCTTTAAGATTATTTTTCTTATTTACTTTAGTTGCTTCCCTTGTTGGATTAAAATTAGTTTCAAACTAAGGATAAATTTTGCAAATTTTACAAAAAGAATTTTCTTTAAAAGCAAAAAAAAGAGGATTTCATCTAATTACAGATGAGGTTCTTTTTAACTTAAAAGAGATACAAAGTTTTAATATAGGAACTTTAAATTTATTACTTAAGCATACAAGTGCAAGTTTAAGTTTAAATGAAAACTGTGATAGTAGTGTACGAAGTGATATGGAAAATTTTGTAAATGATGTTATTTGCAATAAAAACTATTTTATACACACTTATGAAGGAGAAGATGATATGCCAGCACATATTAAATCTTCACTTTTTGGTGTAAGTTTAACTATTCCTATAACTAATGGAAAATTAAATCTTGGAACTTGGCAAGGGATATATCTTGGAGAACATCGAGATAATGCTCAACAAAGAAAAATAGTTGCTACAATTATAGCAAATTAGGAAAAAAGATGAGAAGTTTAGTTTTTGATTTTAAACTTCTTAGTTTTATTATACTTTCATTGATATTTTTAGCTGCAAATTCTATTTTGTGTAGAATGGCACTTATAACTTCAAATATAGATGCTTATACCTTTACTTTTATTAGAGTCTTTTCTGGGGCTTTAACTCTTTTATTTTTATACTTTATTAAATATAAAAAATTTGAAGTTAAACTAAAAACTAATTGGCTAAGTTCTTTAATGCTTTTTTTATATGCAATTTGTTTTTCTTATTCGTATTTAAATATGCAAGCTGGAATTGGTACATTAATTTTATTTGCAATTGTTCAACTAAGTATGATAATTATTGCTTTATTTTATAAAGAAAAATTAACATTAAATAAACTTCTAGGAATTTTTATAGCTTTTAGTGGTTTAGCTTATTTATTATATCCCAAAGAAGATTTTTCTTTATCTTTTGAACATACCTTGCTTATGGTATTTTCTGGAATTGCTTGGGGTATTTATACAGTTTTAGGTAAAAAATCAAAAGATGCTTTTTTTAATACAAGTGATAATTTTATTAAAGCTAGTTTTTTTGCAATTTTATTTTTTATATTTTTTATTGATTTTATAAAAGTTGATAGTTTTACTTTTTTATTAGCTTTTATTTCTGGGGCTTTAACTTCTGCAATAGGGTATCTTTTATGGTATGAGGTTTTACCTAAAATGCAAATTATAACTGCAAGTATTTTACAACTTTTAGTTCCTATTTTAGCTATAGTTTTAAGTATAATATTTTTAGATGAAAAGCTAAGTTTGACTTTAGTTATTGCAACTTTTGTTATTTTATTTGGAATATTAATAACTTTAAAAAAAAGAAAATAATATGCAATATCTTATTTTAGATGAAAATAATATTGAAAATGAGCATATTTGTTGTGGCTTTTCAGATAAAAAGTGTAGTGAGGGATATAAAGCAAAAAAAACTTGGCTAAAACTTCAATTTAAAAATAACTTTATTT
This genomic window contains:
- a CDS encoding phage tail tape measure protein, translated to MKTIGLGIVIQGAISSSFSSSIKKTNFSLVGIDKSIKRMSKTKFEMKEFNKLSKDATKNKDKLNGLSKSLKRAGIDTRNLEQDSRLLRLSLVNLKKASKIDIKIKGAKEQFSQQKAHILGIGAAIYGLKKTSDVASDVLKAQGEIRSLDISKRGIDDITKAGHRMSLQFGQITAPQFIRASYDIKSGIASLSERGVRDFTKMAATTAVATKAQIADMTKLYALGYGIFRKDFSSDMNFGKSFSGAIAASVQAFRTDGADLAAGISNVGASAKAMGVSLEEELAIIGLSKSAFDSASEAGSGYRGFLSGVGKAQKKLGLEFTDSHGKMLPMVEILGKIKDKYGDLDLAENDELKEAFGSEEAIKTISALLPKMNELEAAQKNISKAMEGGLEKSEKMALAMDSGYGWEKMGNAVSYASFTFGKVLTPVVNFAATTLGGFAKSIAWVDERVSWFIPLISGVTFGIIGLYTVIKVATLTKLGFALATNTVRKAMFLGMAQNYMSATSLNALNLRMKAYSLWTTVVTAKQWLFNVALNANPIGLMITGVSALIGLGVILYKKFEPVRNLFNGLYEGGKKLLSFIGFGGEDEESNPTKKSDTTKKLAATAITTTALATNPIKTGEVKPQAAVTQHNAYTLKVDASNASSNVDVTRAIEEAIENAERRKRNRSFED
- a CDS encoding phage tail protein, whose protein sequence is MLGMIDEYEFRMTKTQLDSITEEIDFGIVSSFRIGNYPKHQASSKGKESFTLSGTLLMQSIKELEVLKELGRKQEPVVLSLPSLPTIQVKMMNLSISKSNFLNTGEQLEQGFTLKLERYEK
- a CDS encoding tail protein X, whose product is MIVLIKQENQTLNDVVLEHYGDLTHLDNVIALNPKLLSKVVLDLGDTVELPQFEETIIEKTVKALWS
- a CDS encoding phage late control D family protein encodes the protein MQPIYKIEANGVDVTKQLNSETSEITFNDEAGIVSDEITLRVEGLHKRPKRDDELKLWLGTKKTSLFYCGLFKVSRTPVSYGEENFLHITATAVDFSKNLKVKRSQTFEKCSIKQVCQIIATRHGLTLKSDFDEIFILHLEQTMESDLHFLKRISQEYNALFSIKNNTLIFVKRVKEGQKSNDLPRFYLSKTDINNIRIEPTNKTSYNSCKAVWRDIKSNSQKSLIVGDGEPIYMLRDAFESESDARAKAEAALQKANSGTKEGSIKCDGFEIYAGAILVLNGTLEDDDEYHIKRVDHIVNKSGWHITIKIEN
- a CDS encoding DNA adenine methylase — translated: MQTTKLKAPFAWVGGKSKLAKDIVEKIPEKHTTYIEVFGGALSVLYAKEKSRLEVVNDINGELINLHRSIRTNPETLNFYLNQLLCSRELFFAIRDGHMKPRNKIESAAFYLYKLNQSFGAKGDSFAMNAKSGRKPKDIYKSYQKWSKRLKGVTIENMSFNKLIPLYDKEEVFFYVDPPYVSTESYYKNTGRFGRKEHEELATLLSQVKGKFLLSYNDCELVRELYKDFNIITTKEINYTLGANMHKKKKSVREVFIMNY
- a CDS encoding LexA family transcriptional regulator, with the translated sequence MIQSFNDIIERLKDILSNEIKNKKMYDKDVAQALGIEASNFRKLKHRNSVPYFEIMTFLAKRNISINWFFFLQLPESLIEPTSNYIILKYQRTVTASAGGGAINYEVNPSPLIIDKQLLDYINSNYKYTEVLQALGESMEPDIKDGSLLFIDKSQRDINSKGVYLINTNDGLYIKRIEIKDNKVVLMSTNKSYEDITLNIDDVSIIGKVSGVLIKI
- a CDS encoding TetR/AcrR family transcriptional regulator, which translates into the protein MPKIVNKEEKRREIALACSDLIHDVGIKKITVSQVAKTAGIGKGTIYEYFENKEDIIFQIINIHIEEYHKEFSEKIKKEKTTRDKVLHFFKFVIDNSEENMKHFNRFKEYLSIVLSEENDEMLKFNCSCSTFFYSQLENILQEGINKGELKSCAVDLVDIILTYERGVAITKMTQDNVDIEMLCKKFVDNLFELVEIK